The Streptomyces sp. WZ-12 genome segment GACGCCGGGCACGACCTCGGTGGGGTAGCGGTGCGCCAGCCGCTTGTGCATGTGCTGGTACGAGCCGTAGAAGAGCGGGTCGCCCTCGGAGAGCACCGCGACCGTGCGGCCGGCGTCGAGATGGGCCGCGAGCCGCGCCGCCGCCGCCTCGTAGAACTCGTCCAGGGCGCCGCGGTAGCCGCCGGGGTGGTCGGTCGACTCGGTGGTGACCGGGTAGACCAGGGCCTCCTCGATGTGGTCCGGGCGGAGGTGCGGGGCGGCGATGGAGCGCGCGATGGAACGGCCGTGCCGGGCGCTGTGGTACGCCACCACATCGGCCTCGGCGATGACCTCCACCGCCCGCACGGTCATCAGGGACGGGTCGCCGGGGCCGAGGCCGACGCCGTAGAGGCGTCCGGTGGAGTGCCGCGGGGAGTGTGCGGCCGGCTGGTCCGGCGCACCGCTGGGGGACTGCTGCTCGCGCACGCTCACTCCTCCTCGCTCGCCAGGGCGTTGAGCGCCGCCGCGGCCATGGCGCTGCCGCCGCGCCGCCCGCGCACCACGATGTGCTCCAGCTTCGACGGGTGGCCGATCAGCGCGTCCTTGGACTCGGCCGCGCCGATGAAGCCGACCGGGATGCCGAGGACGGCGGCGGGGCGCGGCGCCCCCTCCTCGATCATTTCGAGGAACCGGAAGAGGGCGGTGGGGGCGTTGCCGAAGGCGACCACGGCGCCCTCCAGCCGGTCCCGCCACAGTTCGAGCGCGGCGGCGCTGCGGGTGGTGCCCATCCGGGCGGCCAGCTCCGGAACGGCCGGATCGCCGAGGGTGCACAGCACCTCGTTGTCCGCGGGCAGTCGCTTGCGGGTCACGCCGCTGGCCACCATGGTGGCGTCGCACAGGATCGGCGCACCGGCGCGCAGCGCGGCCCGGGCACTGGCCACGACGCCCGGGGTGAAGGCCAGGTCGCGGACGAGATCGACCATGCCGCAGGCGTGGATCATGCGGACCGTGACCCGGCTGACATCGGCGGGCAGTTCGGACAGGTCCGCCTCGGCGCGGATGGTGGCGAAGGACTGGCGGTAGATGGCCGCCCCGTCCTTTTCGTAGTCGAACGCGGTCACTTGAGCCTCGGGGTCGTGGGTTGAGGGGTGGAAGAGGGGTGTGGGGCGTCGGCGGGGGGTGCCAAGTCCCGTGTGCCAGGGGCCGGTTCGGCCCGTACGCAAGAAGCCGGACCTTGTGGTGTTTCACGTGAAACGGCGCTCGGTCGGGGCGTTTCACGTGAAACATCCGCCGGGGCCGTGGAGTTGGAGCGCACGGCGGTGGTGCGGTATCCGTCGGGCGTCGCCAGGACGTCGATCCAGGCGCCGTGCGGATGACCGCAGCGCCGTGCGCAGCCCGACCAGTGGA includes the following:
- a CDS encoding precorrin-8X methylmutase, yielding MTAFDYEKDGAAIYRQSFATIRAEADLSELPADVSRVTVRMIHACGMVDLVRDLAFTPGVVASARAALRAGAPILCDATMVASGVTRKRLPADNEVLCTLGDPAVPELAARMGTTRSAAALELWRDRLEGAVVAFGNAPTALFRFLEMIEEGAPRPAAVLGIPVGFIGAAESKDALIGHPSKLEHIVVRGRRGGSAMAAAALNALASEEE